A genomic window from Solanum stenotomum isolate F172 chromosome 10, ASM1918654v1, whole genome shotgun sequence includes:
- the LOC125841119 gene encoding acyl-lipid (9-3)-desaturase-like, which translates to MADSRKYITSEELKNHNKPGDLWISIQGKVYDVSNWVKEHPGGDFPLLNLAGQDVTDAFVAFHPATAWQYLDKFFKGFYLNNYSASEVSKDYRRLVSEFTKMGLFEKKGHVCLFTMCLMAMLFSLSVYGILCCQSVLAHLISGGLMGCLWIQSGWIGHDSGHYQVMSTRGFNRFAQVLTGNCLAGISIAWWKWNHNAHHIACNSLEYDPDLQHMPFFAVSSMFFDSLTSYFYDRKMNFDSFTRFLVSHQHWTFYPVMCFARINLFAQSFILLLSNKNVPHRVQELFGVVSFWIWYPLLVSCLPNWGERIVFVLASFTVTGIQHVQFCLNHFSSEIYVAPPKGNDWFEKQTNGSLDISCPSWMDWFHGGLQFQIEHHLFPRLPRCQLRKVSPFVKDLCKKHGLPYSCVSFWKSNVLTISTLRAAALQARDLTKPVPKNLVWEAVNTHG; encoded by the coding sequence ATGGCAGATTCAAGAAAGTACATTACTAGTGAGGAACTGAAGAATCACAACAAACCAGGGGATCTGTGGATATCCATTCAGGGTAAGGTGTATGATGTATCAAATTGGGTGAAGGAACATCCTGGTGGTGATTTCCCACTGTTGAATCTTGCTGGACAGGATGTTACTGATGCATTTGTTGCATTCCATCCTGCTACTGCTTGGCAGTATCTTGACAAGTTCTTTAAGGGGTTTTACCTCAACAATTATTCTGCTTCTGAGGTATCTAAGGATTATAGAAGGCTTGTGTCTGAGTTCACTAAAATGGGGTTGTTTGAAAAGAAAGGTCATGTTTGTTTATTCACCATGTGCTTAATGGCAATGTTGTTTTCCCTAAGTGTTTATGGAATCTTGTGTTGTCAAAGTGTGTTGGCACATTTGATAAGTGGTGGCTTGATGGGGTGTCTTTGGATACAGAGTGGGTGGATTGGTCATGATTCAGGGCATTATCAGGTGATGAGCACTCGTGGGTTCAACAGATTTGCTCAAGTTCTTACTGGGAATTGCCTTGCTGGAATCAGCATTGCTTGGTGGAAGTGGAACCACAATGCTCACCACATTGCCTGCAACAGTCTTGAATATGACCCTGATCTTCAGCACATGCCATTCTTTGCGGTATCTTCCATGTTTTTCGACTCACTCACTTCTTATTTTTACGATAGGAAGAtgaattttgattcttttaCTAGATTCTTGGTTAGTCATCAACATTGGACATTTTATCCTGTTATGTGTTTTGCTAGAATCAATTTGTTTGCTCAGTCATTCATATTGTTATTATCCAACAAAAATGTGCCCCATCGAGTTCAGGAGCTTTTTGGGGTGGTTTCTTTCTGGATTTGGTATCCGTTGCTTGTTTCTTGCTTGCCAAACTGGGGCGAAAGAATTGTGTTTGTTCTTGCTAGTTTCACAGTGACTGGAATTCAACATGTTCAATTCTGTTTGAACCATTTCTCATCTGAAATTTATGTTGCACCACCTAAAGGAAATGATTGGTTTGAGAAGCAAACTAATGGCTCTCTCGACATATCATGCCCCAGTTGGATGGATTGGTTTCATGGTGGATTGCAGTTTCAGATTGAGCATCATTTGTTTCCTAGATTACCAAGATGCCAACTGAGGAAAGTCTCTCCTTTTGTGAAAGACCTCTGTAAAAAGCATGGTTTACCTTACAGTTGTGTCTCCTTCTGGAAGTCTAATGTTTTGACCATCAGCACCCTCAGAGCTGCAGCTTTGCAGGCTCGGGATTTAACTAAGCCTGTTCCAAAGAATCTAGTTTGGGAAGCCGTCAACACTCACGGTTGA